From the Saccharobesus litoralis genome, one window contains:
- a CDS encoding chemotaxis protein CheV: MAGLLDTVNQRTQLVGQNRLELLLFKLNGRQRYGINVFKVREVLQCPQLTSLPKRNPYVRGVAHIRGQTISVIDLSAATGGREIPDIQNCFIIIAEYNRSVQGFLVHSVERIININWESIMPPPKGTGRFSYLTAVTEVDKELVEILDVEKILNEIMPMSTEVSQEIIDKPIAKDVSEKCIFIADDSSVARNQVKRALQGFNIPIKLAVNGKDALEQLAELAQETGDVCDKVALLISDIEMPEMDGYTLTAEIKNNPKLSRLRVILHTSLSGVFNHAMVDKVGADDFIAKFNPDELAGAVQKWLNVD, from the coding sequence ATGGCGGGATTACTCGATACAGTAAACCAACGAACTCAACTAGTCGGCCAGAATAGACTCGAGCTGCTTTTATTTAAATTAAACGGCAGACAACGGTATGGAATTAATGTGTTTAAAGTTCGTGAGGTTTTACAATGCCCGCAACTTACGTCGCTACCAAAACGTAACCCTTATGTGAGAGGGGTTGCACATATTCGCGGTCAAACTATCTCTGTTATCGATTTAAGCGCAGCCACTGGTGGGCGTGAAATTCCTGATATTCAGAATTGTTTTATTATCATTGCTGAATATAACCGCTCGGTTCAAGGTTTCTTGGTTCATTCAGTTGAACGCATTATTAACATCAACTGGGAATCGATTATGCCACCACCAAAAGGCACGGGGCGATTCAGTTATTTAACGGCGGTTACAGAAGTTGATAAAGAGCTGGTTGAGATTTTGGATGTGGAAAAAATCCTGAATGAAATCATGCCGATGTCAACGGAAGTCAGTCAGGAGATTATTGATAAACCAATCGCTAAAGATGTCAGTGAAAAATGCATCTTTATTGCGGATGATTCGTCGGTTGCCCGTAATCAGGTTAAACGAGCGTTGCAAGGCTTTAATATTCCAATTAAGTTAGCGGTTAATGGCAAAGATGCATTGGAACAATTGGCTGAATTGGCACAAGAAACCGGTGACGTGTGTGATAAAGTCGCTTTATTGATCTCGGATATTGAAATGCCAGAAATGGACGGCTATACCTTAACTGCAGAAATTAAAAATAATCCTAAATTGAGCCGCTTGCGGGTTATCTTGCATACTTCATTGAGTGGTGTATTTAACCATGCGATGGTTGATAAGGTTGGAGCCGATGATTTTATTGCTAAGTTTAATCCAGATGAATTGGCCGGAGCGGTACAAAAATGGCTAAATGTAGATTAA
- the flgA gene encoding flagellar basal body P-ring formation chaperone FlgA yields the protein MIRFSLTIFLFCFYCIKPANAVLYSKDQIQTLASQHAESVYPKQQGENVTGVATSIDPRIKIKPCESELSMTAPNVSGYSRNLTVRVRCLDSAGWSLYVPVQMKVLVPILVASQTIGKGDILDSSSMKLAMLDKSYARKNSLSDLEQVIGAKAKQQILPGQAIMNNNLCFVCKNELVTIQANTKGLTVKASGYALSDGSFGDVIRVRNSSSNRIINARVSDIGKVQINL from the coding sequence ATGATACGTTTTTCACTGACAATATTTTTATTTTGTTTTTACTGTATAAAACCCGCCAATGCTGTTTTATACAGTAAAGACCAAATTCAGACTCTCGCAAGTCAACACGCCGAAAGTGTTTACCCCAAACAACAGGGAGAAAACGTTACCGGCGTGGCTACAAGTATAGATCCTCGAATAAAAATTAAACCCTGCGAGTCTGAACTTTCCATGACAGCACCTAATGTTTCTGGATATTCGCGTAATTTAACCGTGCGTGTACGTTGTTTAGACAGTGCTGGTTGGTCACTTTACGTTCCCGTGCAAATGAAAGTGCTGGTACCTATACTGGTTGCGAGTCAAACTATTGGCAAAGGCGATATTTTAGATTCGAGTAGTATGAAATTAGCCATGCTTGATAAATCATACGCACGGAAAAATAGCCTTTCCGACTTAGAGCAAGTCATTGGCGCCAAAGCAAAGCAGCAAATTTTGCCAGGACAAGCTATAATGAATAATAATCTATGCTTTGTTTGTAAGAACGAACTCGTTACAATACAAGCCAATACAAAAGGTTTAACTGTTAAAGCAAGCGGATATGCCTTGTCAGACGGCAGTTTTGGTGATGTAATTAGGGTCAGAAATAGCTCATCAAACCGCATTATTAATGCGCGAGTCAGTGACATAGGAAAAGTACAAATTAATTTGTAA